From one Lycium barbarum isolate Lr01 chromosome 6, ASM1917538v2, whole genome shotgun sequence genomic stretch:
- the LOC132644182 gene encoding uncharacterized protein LOC132644182 has protein sequence MTDTESDDGMMEETGYVAAICPPLVQGNTSFHVNNTMLHLLNTNGLFGGLHSDDQNRYLMNFIGKKRASVEKPIVIEEVPENNEASKSKEVVKEVPRALPHVLKPSPPFLQRLAKKADDGKFIKFIEKLKQLSINIPLLEALEKMSGYAKFIKDLVTKRRQTNARCYHHCSSIVTKALVQKKKDPRAFTISCTIGAYKFSKALCDLGASINLMPLAIFNKLGLGTSRPTTLRLLMADRTVKRQVGILVDVLVMVDRFIFLADFVILDCVVDFEVPIILGRPFLATGRALIDVKRGDFKLRMNNKQITFHIYKSMKQPADMSACR, from the exons ATGACGGATACCGAATCCGATGATGGCATGATGGAGGAGACTGGATATGTAGCAGCTATCTGCCCACCCCTGGTTCAAGGGAACACGAGTTTCCATGTCAATAACACCATGttgcacctgctcaacactaacGGCCTATTCGGAGGTCTACACTCTGATGACCAGAATAGGTACCTTATGAACTTTATTGGG AAGAAGCGGGCAAGTGTTGAAAAACCTATTGTTATTGAAGAAGTGCCGGAAAATAATGAAGCTTCAAAAAGCAAGGAAGTGGTTAAAGAGGTACCAAGGGCTTTACCACATGTTCTGAAGCCTTCTCCCCCATTTCTTCAAAGGCTAGCAAAGAAGGCGGATGATGGCAAATTTATAAAGTTCATTGAAAAATTGAAACAACTCTCTATCAACATCCCATTGTTGGAAGCCCTTGAAAAAATGTCGGGGTATGCTAAGTTTATAAAAGATCTTGTCACAAAGAGGAGGCAAACTAACGCGAGATGTTACCATCATTGTAGCTCCATCGTTACAAAGGCTTTAGTTCAAAAGAAGAAGGACCCCAGAGCTTTTACTATTTCATGTACCATTGGGGCATATAAATTTTCCAAAGCTTTGTGTGACCTTGGTGCAAGTATCAATTTGATGCCGCTTGCAATATTCAATAAGTTAGGCTTGGGCACTTCCCGACCCACAACATTGAGGTTACTAATGGCGGATCGAACCGTGAAGAGGCAGGTTGGAATTCTCGTTGATGTGCTTGTTATGGTGGACCGTTTCATATTTCTGGCCGACTTTGTTATATTGGATTGTGTGGTTGACTTTGAGGTCCCCATTATCTTGGGGAGACCATTCCTAGCCACTGGTCGAGCTCTTATTGATGTTAAAAGGGGTGACTTCAAATTACGGATGAATAATAAGCAAATCACATTCCATATTTATAAATCAATGAAGCAACCGGCGGATATGAGCGCGTGTCGGTGA